In a single window of the Zonotrichia albicollis isolate bZonAlb1 chromosome 23, bZonAlb1.hap1, whole genome shotgun sequence genome:
- the LOC141731490 gene encoding pancreatic polypeptide-like, producing the protein MVAPPLLLVACAVVALLPLRPRAAPAQPAYPGDDAPVEELLRFYNDLQQYLNVVTRPRYGKRAGGRALGQEPLGAPGC; encoded by the exons atggtggccccgCCGCTGCTGTTGGTGGCCTGCGCGGTGGTGGCgctgctgccgctgcggccccgcgcggccccggcccagcccgcgTACCCCGGGGACGACGCGCCCGTGGAGGAGCTGCTGCGCTTCTACAACGACCTGCAGCAGTACCTGAACGTCGTCACGCGCCCGCG GTACGGCAAGCGGGCAGGTGGGCGAGCgctgggccaggagcccctgggagccccagggtgctga
- the LOC141731565 gene encoding peptide YY-like, protein MVPSPRPWRALVAVSLCALLCLAAAYPPKPESPGEDASPEEMARYFSALRHYINLVTRQRYGKRASPGVAGTELLLGTGSDRSRFDDDSSW, encoded by the exons ATGGTGCCGTCCCCGCGGCCGTGGCGCGCGCTGGTGgccgtgtccctgtgtgccctgctgtgcctggcGGCCGCGTACCCCCCGAAACCCGAGAGCCCCGGCGAGGACGCGTCCCCCGAGGAGATGGCGCGCTACTTCTCGGCCCTCCGCCACTACATCAACCTGGTCACGCGGCAGAG GTACGGGAAACGCGCCAGCCCCGGTGTCGCGGGGacggagctgctcctggggaccGGCAGCGACAGGTCACG GTTCGATGACGACTCCTCGTGGTGA
- the LSM12 gene encoding protein LSM12: MAAPGEYFSVGSQVSCRTCQEQRLQGEVVAFDYPSKMLALKCPSSSGKPNHADILLVNLQYVSEVEIINDRTETPPPLASLNVSKLANKARTEKEEKMSQAYAISAGVSLEGQQLFQTIHKTIKDCKWQEKNIVVMEEVVIAPPYQVENCKGKEGSALSHVRKIVEKHFRDVESQKVLQRSQAQQTQKDTSLSS; encoded by the exons atggcggcgccgGGCGAGTACTTCAGCGTGGGCAGCCAGGTGTCCTGCCgcacctgccaggagcagcGCCTCCAGGGCGAGGTCGTCGCCTTCGACTACCCCAGCAAGATGCTGGCGCTCA AATGCCCCTCTTCCAGTGGCAAGCCCAACCACGCAGACATCCTGCTCGTAAACTTACAGTACGTGTCAGAAGTGGAAATAATCAATGACCGCACGGAAACGCCTCCCCCTTTAGCCTCCCTCAACGTCAGCAAG cttgCCAACAAAGCACGGacggagaaggaggagaagatgAGCCAGGCATATGCAATTAGTGCTGGTGTCTCTCtggaggggcagcagctcttccagACCATCCATAAGAC CATTAAGGACTGTAAATGGCAGGAGAAGAACATAGTTGTGATGGAAGAAGTCGTCATTGCCCCTCCGTACCAGGTGGAGAACTGTAAAGGCAAAGAGGGGAGCGCCCTGAGCCACGTACGCAAAATA GTGGAGAAACACTTCCGGGACGTGGAAAGCCAGAAGGTCCTGCAGCGTTCACAAGCACAGCAGACACAGAAGGACACGTCCCTGTCATCCTGA
- the TMEM101 gene encoding transmembrane protein 101, with protein sequence MAAGRGWRRRALRLLTAGGGVLLTRFPFWHCFSGLLLCAERADLRRKPDIPVPYLYVDMGVAVLCASFMSFGVKRRWFALGAALQLAVATYAAHVGGHVHYGDWLKVRMYSRTIAIIGGFLILASGAGELYRQKPRSRSLQSTGQVFLGIYLICQAYSLQHSTEDRLAYLDHLLGGELALQLLFLLYGLLALAFLSGYYVRTAAQVLAVLLPLAILLIDGNLGYWHALRRVEFWNQMKLIGQNVGIFGAVVILATDG encoded by the exons ATGGCGGCGGGCCGCGGGTGGAGGCGGCGGGCGCTGCGGCTGCTGACGGCGGGCGGCGGCGTGCTGCTCACCCGCTTCCCCTTCTGGCACTGCTTCAGCGGGCTCCTGCTGTGCGCCGAACGCGCCGACTTGCGCCG gAAGCCGGACATCCCGGTGCCCTACCTGTACGTGGACATGGGCGTGGCCGTGCTCTGTGCCAGCTTCATGTCCTTCGGGGTCAAGCGGCGCTGGTTCGCCCTGGGCGccgccctgcagctggcagtgGCCACCTACGCTGCCCACGTCGGGGGGCACGTGCACTACGGAGACTGGCTCAAG GTGAGGATGTACTCGCGCACCATCGCCATCATCGGCGGGTTCCTGATCCTGGCCAGTGGCGCCGGGGAGCTGTACCGGCAGAAACCCCGCAGCCGCTCCCTGCAGTCCACGGGCCAGGTGTTCCTGGGCATCTACCTCATCTGCCAG GCCTactccctgcagcacagcaccgAGGACCGCCTGGCCTACCTGGACCACCTGCTGGGGGGTgagctggccctgcagctgctcttcctgctctacgggctgctggccctggccttCCTCTCGGGTTACTACGTGAGGACAGCAGCGCAGGTGCTGGccgtgctgctgcccctggccaTCCTGCTCATCGATGGCAACCTGGGCTACTGGCACGCGCTGCGCCGCGTTGAGTTCTGGAACCAGATGAAGCTCATCGGCCAGAACGTCGGCATCTTCGGGGCCGTGGTCATCCTGGCCACTGATGGATGA